Proteins found in one Campylobacter concisus genomic segment:
- the rarD gene encoding EamA family transporter RarD, which yields MIKGIFYSLLASVLFNCIYYMSVLMNPISTQALIGYRMIFAMPFVIAAIFLLKQQRNFKFLLLKIKLKPKILLVLLATSLIVSFQMWLYLWAPSNGAALKVSIGYLIMPIVMVLFGRIFFKEHLSKIKLASIFFAAIGVFSTAVISGGISWESAVVFCLYPVYFAIRKYYNLANFSSFVIEIIFMFLFSFYFALTADMDYVMSQNPNIYYLLILLGAISGIALIAQILSSTLVPINVLGLLTYFEPIMMLFVSFAIGERLEKSSYFLMICLAISVTLLMIDSINSIKGDKNTKTK from the coding sequence ATGATAAAAGGCATATTTTATTCGCTTTTGGCATCTGTTTTGTTTAACTGCATCTACTACATGTCAGTGCTCATGAACCCCATCAGCACGCAAGCTCTTATTGGATACCGCATGATCTTTGCCATGCCTTTTGTCATCGCCGCCATTTTTTTGTTAAAACAGCAGCGAAATTTCAAATTTTTACTTCTAAAAATAAAGCTAAAACCTAAAATTTTACTAGTTTTGCTTGCTACCTCGCTCATTGTCTCATTTCAGATGTGGCTCTATCTCTGGGCTCCAAGTAACGGCGCAGCGCTAAAAGTCTCGATAGGCTACCTCATCATGCCAATAGTCATGGTCCTTTTTGGACGGATATTTTTCAAAGAGCACCTCTCAAAAATAAAGTTAGCATCGATATTTTTCGCTGCCATTGGCGTCTTTAGCACAGCGGTCATAAGCGGTGGCATCTCGTGGGAGAGCGCTGTAGTTTTTTGCCTTTATCCAGTCTATTTTGCCATTAGAAAGTACTACAACCTTGCAAATTTCTCAAGCTTTGTTATCGAGATAATTTTTATGTTTTTATTCTCATTTTATTTTGCGCTCACAGCCGATATGGACTACGTAATGAGCCAAAATCCAAACATCTACTATCTGCTCATCTTGCTTGGTGCTATCAGCGGCATAGCCCTCATCGCCCAGATCCTCTCAAGCACGCTCGTGCCGATAAATGTACTAGGTTTGCTTACATATTTTGAGCCTATAATGATGCTTTTTGTCTCATTTGCCATCGGCGAGAGACTGGAGAAAAGCTCATACTTTTTAATGATCTGCCTAGCCATCTCTGTCACACTTTTGATGATAGATAGTATAAATTCTATAAAAGGCGACAAAAATACCAAGACTAAATGA
- a CDS encoding class II 3-deoxy-7-phosphoheptulonate synthase, whose translation MTWNRDSWREFNILQQPKYPDLKELKEVEEKLKSLPPLVFAGEARSLKEELAKVCNGEAFLLQGGDCAESFTNFNANNIRDMFKVLLQMAIVLTFAGGYPVVKVGRVAGQFAKPRSSDFEEVNGIKLPSYRGDIINGFEFDEKARVPDPKRMIEAYYQSASTMNLLRAFSRGGLADLHQVHKWNLGFVKKPEIGEKYAKLADELTKTLSFMAACGITSANTPVINQTAVYTSHEALLLPYEEALTRVDSLSGEWYDCSAHMLWIGERTRGINDAHVHFLSGVKNPIGVKIGPSAKAEDVVALANKLNPENEAGRLNVIIRMGADKIGENLPKILRELKREGLNIVYSIDPMHGNTVKASNNYKTREFSKILSEVRSFFEIHKAEGTRAGGVHLEMTGKDVTECTGGALNITESSLKERYETQCDPRLNADQALELAFLMADLVKKA comes from the coding sequence ATGACTTGGAACCGCGATAGCTGGAGAGAATTTAATATCTTGCAACAACCAAAATACCCAGATTTAAAAGAGCTTAAAGAGGTCGAAGAAAAATTAAAATCGCTTCCTCCTTTGGTCTTTGCTGGCGAGGCTAGAAGTTTAAAAGAAGAACTTGCAAAAGTTTGTAATGGCGAGGCATTTTTGCTTCAAGGTGGCGACTGCGCTGAGAGCTTTACAAATTTTAATGCAAACAACATCAGAGATATGTTTAAGGTTTTACTTCAAATGGCGATAGTTTTAACCTTTGCTGGTGGCTATCCAGTGGTCAAAGTGGGCCGCGTGGCAGGGCAGTTTGCAAAGCCTAGAAGTAGCGATTTTGAAGAGGTAAATGGCATTAAGCTTCCAAGCTATAGAGGCGACATCATAAATGGCTTTGAATTTGACGAAAAGGCAAGAGTGCCTGATCCAAAACGCATGATAGAGGCATATTATCAAAGCGCATCTACGATGAACTTACTTAGAGCCTTTTCAAGAGGTGGTTTGGCCGACCTTCATCAAGTGCATAAGTGGAATTTAGGCTTTGTTAAAAAGCCAGAGATCGGCGAGAAATACGCAAAACTAGCTGATGAATTAACAAAGACGCTTTCATTTATGGCAGCTTGTGGCATCACTTCAGCAAATACGCCAGTCATAAATCAAACCGCGGTTTATACATCTCACGAGGCACTTTTGCTACCTTATGAGGAGGCATTGACTAGGGTTGATAGTCTTAGCGGTGAGTGGTACGACTGCTCGGCTCATATGCTTTGGATAGGCGAAAGAACGCGTGGTATAAATGACGCTCACGTACATTTTTTAAGTGGTGTGAAAAATCCTATCGGCGTAAAGATCGGACCAAGTGCAAAGGCTGAAGATGTCGTCGCACTTGCAAATAAACTAAATCCAGAAAATGAAGCTGGCAGACTAAATGTGATAATCAGAATGGGTGCAGATAAAATCGGTGAAAATTTACCAAAAATTTTAAGAGAGTTAAAACGCGAGGGGCTAAATATCGTTTATAGTATCGATCCGATGCATGGCAACACTGTTAAGGCCTCAAATAACTACAAAACTCGTGAATTTAGTAAAATTTTAAGCGAGGTTAGAAGCTTTTTTGAAATTCATAAAGCTGAGGGCACAAGAGCAGGTGGCGTGCATCTTGAGATGACTGGTAAAGATGTGACAGAGTGTACCGGCGGCGCGCTAAACATCACTGAAAGCTCGCTAAAAGAGAGATATGAGACGCAGTGCGATCCAAGACTAAATGCTGATCAGGCACTTGAGCTTGCTTTTTTGATGGCTGATCTGGTTAAAAAAGCTTAA